One genomic segment of Musa acuminata AAA Group cultivar baxijiao chromosome BXJ3-3, Cavendish_Baxijiao_AAA, whole genome shotgun sequence includes these proteins:
- the LOC103979315 gene encoding small ribosomal subunit protein uS8my isoform X2 yields the protein MGRRILNDALRTIVNAERRGKATATLQPISSVIVSFLRIMKDRDFQVFDPHRVGRITVELQGRINDCKALTYRQDLKSRNIEDYRLRMLPTRQWGYVVITTPNGVLDHEEAIRQNVGGQVLGYFH from the exons ATGGGCCGAAGGATTCTGAACGATGCGCTCCGCACGATAGTGAACGCGGAGAGGAGGGGGAAGGCCACCGCCACCCTCCAGCCCATTTCCTCCGTCATCGTCTCCTTCCTGAGGATCATGAAAGATCGAG ACTTTCAGGTTTTTGATCCACATAGAGTGGGAAGGATCACTGTGGAACTGCAAGGAAGGATAAATGATTGCAAAGCCCTTACATACAGACAGGACCTCAAGTCTAGAAACATAGAAGACTACAGATTGCGCATGCTTCCGACACGCCAG TGGGGATATGTTGTAATCACAACACCTAATGGTGTCTTGGATCATGAGGAAGCTATCAGGCAGAATGTTGGCGGTCAGGTTCTTGGTTATTTTCATTGA
- the LOC103979315 gene encoding small ribosomal subunit protein uS8my isoform X1, whose product MGRRILNDALRTIVNAERRGKATATLQPISSVIVSFLRIMKDRGYIKDFQVFDPHRVGRITVELQGRINDCKALTYRQDLKSRNIEDYRLRMLPTRQWGYVVITTPNGVLDHEEAIRQNVGGQVLGYFH is encoded by the exons ATGGGCCGAAGGATTCTGAACGATGCGCTCCGCACGATAGTGAACGCGGAGAGGAGGGGGAAGGCCACCGCCACCCTCCAGCCCATTTCCTCCGTCATCGTCTCCTTCCTGAGGATCATGAAAGATCGAG GATATATTAAAGACTTTCAGGTTTTTGATCCACATAGAGTGGGAAGGATCACTGTGGAACTGCAAGGAAGGATAAATGATTGCAAAGCCCTTACATACAGACAGGACCTCAAGTCTAGAAACATAGAAGACTACAGATTGCGCATGCTTCCGACACGCCAG TGGGGATATGTTGTAATCACAACACCTAATGGTGTCTTGGATCATGAGGAAGCTATCAGGCAGAATGTTGGCGGTCAGGTTCTTGGTTATTTTCATTGA
- the LOC135633083 gene encoding probable small nuclear ribonucleoprotein G yields MSRSGQPPDLKKYMDKKLQIKLNGNRVVVGTLRGFDQFMNLVVDNTVEVNSNEKNDIGMVVIRGNSVVMIEALEPVART; encoded by the exons ATGAGCCGATCGGGTCAACCCCCAGATCTCAAGAA GTACATGGACAAGAAGCTACAAA TAAAATTGAATGGTAACCGAGTTGTGGTTGGCACTCTCCGTGGGTTTGATCAATTTATGAACCTTGTTGTTGACAATACAGTGGAGGTGAATAGCAATGAGAAGAACGATATTGGCATGGTG GTCATTCGAGGAAATAGCGTGGTCATGATTGAAGCTCTCGAGCCAGTCGCCAGAACTTAG
- the LOC103979317 gene encoding pre-mRNA-splicing factor 38 gives MANRTDPAAKSIHGTNPQNLVEKILRSKIYQNTYWKEQCFGLTAETLVDKAMELDHLGGTYGGSRKPTPFMCLILKMLQIQPDKEIVVEFIKNDEYKYVRVLGAFYMRLTGSVTDVYRYLEPLYNDYRKLRLKLSEGKFCLTHVDEVIDELLTKDYSCDIALPRVQKRWTLEACGLLEPRRSALEDDFEEEEEKEEEEQAMDSVEDDTHEKNYYRGRSPIRERDRDRRRDRQYRDRDYERDYGRGRERDRDRDRDRDRERDRDKDRDRDRDRERDRHRLRDDRDYGRERERERDREGRERERRDRERGRRRSRSRSRSRDRRDRDHEDGDHRKRRTRGSVSPRRRPEDDGSTRDEPKKKKEKKEKKSDGTDHPDPEIAEANRLRASLGLKPLK, from the exons ATGGCGAACCGGACGGACCCAGCGGCGAAGAGCATCCATGGAACGAACCCTCAGAATCTCGTGGAGAAGATCCTGCGCTCCAAGATTTACCAGAACACATACTGGAAGGAGCAGTGCTTCGGCCTCACGGCGGAGACTCTCGTCGACAAGGCGATGGAGCTCGACCACCTCGGGGGCACGTACGGTGGCAGCCGCAAGCCCACCCCCTTCATGTGCCTCATATTGAAGATGCTCCAGATCCAGCCCGACAAGGAGATAGTCGTTGAGTTCATTAAGAACGACGAGTACAA GTACGTTCGGGTTCTTGGGGCGTTCTACATGCGGCTCACGGGGTCGGTGACGGATGTGTATCGATATTTGGAGCCACTCTATAACGACTATCGGAAACTTAGGCTGAAGTTATCTGAAGGAA AGTTTTGCCTGACTCATGTGGACGAAGTCATCGATGAGCTCCTTACAAAGGATTATTCATGTGACATTGCACTACCTCGTGTCCAAAAACG ATGGACCCTTGAAGCTTGTGGGTTGCTAGAACCAAGAAGAAGTGCTTTAGAAGATGATttcgaagaggaggaagagaaagaagaggaggagcaaGCTATGGACTCTGTAGAGGATGATACTCATGAAAAG AATTATTATCGTGGACGGAGTCCTATAAGGGAAAGGGACAGGGATAGAAGACGGGACAGGCAGTATAG GGATAGGGACTATGAACGGGACTATGGTAGAGGACGTGAAAGAGATCGAGATAGAGATCGTGACAGAGATAGAGAAAGGGACAGGGACAAGGATAGGGATAGGGATAGGGATAGGGAGAGAGACCGACATCGGCTTAGAGATGACAGGGACTATGGTCGTGAAAGGGAGAGAGAAAGGGACAGGGAAGGACGAGAGCGGGAAAGAAGAGACAGGGAACGAGGAAGGCGAAGGAGCCGTTCAAGGAGCAGGAGCAGGGACCGCCGAGACAGGGATCATGAAGATGGAGATCATCGCAAGAGGCGAACTCGTGGCAGTGTTAGCCCACGGAGGCGGCCAGAGGATGATGGCAGCACCAGAGATGAGcccaagaagaaaaaggaaaagaaagagaagaagagcgACGGTACTGATCACCCAGATCCTGAAATCGCTGAGGCCAATAGGTTACGAGCTTCCCTTGGGCTGAAACCGTTGAAATGA
- the LOC135632611 gene encoding small ribosomal subunit protein uS3y-like: MATQMSKKRKFVADGVFFAELNEVLTRELAEDGYSGVEVRVTPMRTEIIIRATRTQNVLGEKGRRIRELTSVVQKRFNFPENGVELYAEKVNNRGLCAIAQAESLRYKLLGGLAVRRACYGVLRFVMESGAKGCEVIVSGKLRAQRAKSMKFKDGYMISSGQPVNEYIDSAVRHVLLRQGVLGIKVKIMLDWDPKGKQGPTTPLPDLVTIHPPKDEEEYNKPSPVVAPEIVIA; this comes from the exons ATGGCGACACAGATGAGCAAGAAGCGTAAG TTTGTGGCGGATGGGGTGTTCTTTGCGGAGTTGAACGAGGTGCTGACGAGAGAGCTTGCGGAGGATGGCTATTCGGGCGTGGAGGTCAGGGTTACGCCCATGCGGACGGAGATCATCATTCGGGCGACGCGCACTCAGAACGTTCTTG GTGAGAAGGGCAGGAGGATCAGGGAATTAACGTCGGTGGTGCAGAAAAGGTTCAACTTTCCTGAGAATGGTGTTGAGCTCTACGCCGAGAAGGTGAACAATAGGGGGCTGTGTGCCATTGCTCAGGCCGAATCACTCCGTTACAAGCTTCTCGGAGGTCTTGCTGTGAGGAG GGCCTGCTATGGTGTCCTGAGGTTTGTCATGGAGAGTGGTGCAAAAGGATGTGAG GTGATTGTAAGTGGAAAACTTAGGGCTCAGCGTGCTAAATCAATGAAGTTCAAGGATGGATACATGATTTCTTCTGGTCAGCCAGTCAATGAATATATTGACTCTGCTGTGAGGCATGTTCTCCTTAGACAG GGTGTTCTTGGAATCAAGGTCAAGATTATGTTGGACTGGGATCCAAAGGGAAAGCAAGGACCTACCACTCCTCTTCCAGATCTGGTCACCATTCATCCCCCAAAGGACGAAGAAGAATACAACAAGCCATCACCGGTGGTGGCTCCAGAGATAGTGATAGCATGA
- the LOC135633093 gene encoding UDP-D-xylose:L-fucose alpha-1,3-D-xylosyltransferase MGP4-like: MSLHLRQQPPPPPSVDHYPLSPRAAVYGMPHRPMSSFLLGRAGLLAVLSLLVLLGVFLPWSGPMAALFSSSSSSHLGASHGSLSRWKDYTLAQAAAFAARNGTVVVCAVSRPYLPFLNNWLISVARQKRQDQVIVIAEDYATLYEVNRRWPGHAVLVPPAPDSQTAHKFGSQGFFNFTSRRPRHLLHILELGYSVMYNDVDMLWLSDPFPYLKGKHDVYFTDDMAAVKPLNHPHDLPPPGKKGRTYICSCMIFLRPTRGAKEVMRSWIEELQNQPWSVKRKSNDQPAFNWALNKTAGQVDLYLLPQAAFPSGGLYFKNESWVKETKGMNVIIHNNYITGFDKKIKRFKDYGLWLVDDHSHESPLGQI; this comes from the exons ATGTCTCTGCACCTGAGGCAGCAGCCGCCACCGCCGCCTTCGGTCGATCACTACCCGCTCTCGCCCCGCGCTGCTGTCTACGGCATGCCGCACCGCCCCATGTCGTCCTTCCTCCTTGGCCGCGCCGGCCTCCTCGCCGTCCTctccctcctcgtcctcctcggcGTCTTCCTCCCCTGGTCCGGCCCCATGGccgccctcttctcctcctcctcctcctcccacctcGGCGCCTCCCACGGATCCCTCTCCCGGTGGAAAGACTACACTTTGGCTCAGGCCGCGGCCTTCGCCGCCCGGAACGGCACCGTCGTCGTCTGCGCCGTCAGCCGGCCCTACCTACCCTTCTTGAACAACTGGCTCATCAGCGTCGCCCGGCAGAAACGCCAGGACCAGGTGATCGTCATCGCAGAGGACTACGCCACGCTGTACGAGGTCAACCGGAGGTGGCCTGGACACGCCGTCCTTGTCCCGCCCGCTCCCGACTCCCAGACCGCCCATAAGTTTGGATCTCAG GGGTTCTTCAATTTTACATCCCGCAGGCCTCGCCATTTGCTACACATTCTGGAGTTGGGATACAGTGTGATGTACAATGATGTGGATATGTTGTGGTTGTCGGATCCCTTCCCTTATCTGAAGGGGAAACACGACGTCTACTTCACCGATGATATGGCTGCT GTGAAGCCTCTAAATCACCCTCATGATTTGCCGCCTCCAGGGAAGAAGGGGCGCACTTATATATGCAGCTGCATGATTTTTCTCCGTCCTACGAGAGGAGCAAAGGAGGTGATGAGAAGCTGGATCGAAGAACTTCAGAATCAACCATGGTCTGTGAAAAGGAAATCGAACGACCAGCCTGCCTTCAACTGGGCTCTCAACAAAACTGCTGGGCAG GTGGATCTGTATTTGCTACCTCAAGCTGCATTTCCATCAGGGGGTTTGTATTTCAAGAATGAGAGCTGGGTCAAGGAAACCAAAGGGATGAATGTGATTATTCATAACAACTACATTACTGGTTTCGACAAGAAAATAAAGCGTTTCAAAGATTATGGACTTTGGTTGGTGGATGATCATAGCCATGAGTCACCACTTGGTCAAATATAA